From Burkholderia pseudomultivorans, the proteins below share one genomic window:
- a CDS encoding winged helix-turn-helix domain-containing protein, producing the protein MPTLSPAAARALHLAAQGLLTPPRRKATKADVLDTIRRMAQLQIDTIHVVARSPYLVLFSRLGDFSPHWLDEHLAEARLFEYWSHEACFLPIEQFGLMRYKMLDPSGMGWQYAADWHAQKRDEIERLLARIRREGPVRSADFVREDGAKGNGWWDRKPEKRHLEVLFTTGELMVSERRNFQRVYDLRERVLPDWDDARDLPPREAVLPALLDYTCRALGIVRADWVADYYRLPRRSYKPELERLAEAGELIPVQVGDWKEPAYVHRSLEALLPAAEADTLRSTVTTLLSPFDPVVWDRRRASTLFGFDYTIECYTPAHKRRYGYFCLPVLHRGRLIGRVDAKAHRMLGTFELKSVHVEPGVRIGAGVAADVAKAVKKLAAWHGTPEIRIGNAPPAFAQAFASAA; encoded by the coding sequence ATGCCGACGCTCTCGCCCGCCGCCGCCCGCGCGCTGCATCTCGCCGCGCAGGGCCTGCTGACACCGCCGCGCCGCAAGGCGACCAAGGCCGACGTGCTCGACACGATCCGCCGCATGGCGCAGTTACAAATCGATACGATTCACGTCGTCGCGCGCAGCCCGTACCTGGTGCTGTTCAGCCGGCTCGGCGATTTTTCCCCGCACTGGCTCGACGAGCATCTGGCCGAGGCGCGCCTGTTCGAATACTGGTCGCACGAGGCGTGCTTCCTGCCCATCGAGCAGTTCGGCCTGATGCGCTACAAGATGCTCGATCCCTCCGGCATGGGCTGGCAATACGCGGCCGACTGGCATGCGCAAAAACGCGACGAGATCGAACGGCTGCTCGCGCGGATCCGCCGCGAAGGCCCGGTGCGCTCGGCCGACTTCGTTCGCGAGGACGGCGCGAAAGGCAACGGCTGGTGGGACCGCAAGCCCGAGAAGCGTCATCTCGAAGTGCTGTTCACGACCGGCGAGCTGATGGTGTCGGAGCGCCGCAATTTCCAGCGCGTGTACGACCTGCGCGAGCGCGTGCTGCCCGACTGGGACGATGCGCGCGACCTGCCGCCGCGCGAGGCGGTGCTGCCCGCGCTGCTCGACTACACGTGCCGCGCGCTCGGCATCGTGCGTGCGGACTGGGTCGCCGATTACTACCGGCTGCCGCGCCGCTCGTACAAGCCGGAACTCGAACGGCTCGCGGAAGCCGGCGAGTTGATTCCGGTGCAGGTCGGCGACTGGAAGGAGCCCGCTTACGTACACCGCTCGCTCGAAGCGCTGCTGCCCGCCGCCGAAGCCGACACGCTGCGCTCGACGGTCACGACGCTGCTGTCGCCATTCGATCCGGTGGTATGGGACCGCCGGCGCGCGTCGACGCTGTTCGGCTTCGACTACACGATCGAGTGCTACACCCCCGCACACAAGCGGCGCTACGGCTATTTCTGCCTGCCCGTGCTGCATCGCGGCCGGCTGATCGGCCGCGTCGATGCGAAAGCGCATCGCATGCTCGGCACGTTCGAACTGAAGTCCGTGCATGTCGAGCCCGGCGTGCGCATCGGCGCGGGCGTCGCGGCCGACGTCGCGAAGGCCGTGAAAAAGCTCGCGGCGTGGCACGGCACGCCGGAGATCCGGATCGGCAACGCGCCGCCGGCTTTCGCGCAGGCGTTCGCCAGCGCCGCCTGA
- a CDS encoding alpha/beta fold hydrolase yields MNRTDDLAARPAPAPALPMFWPMAAMTMLQAGSGIAARNLRFLAEEEKLHFELHPALASPSRPLLELRTMTFRDYSIVPGQGLPTIVDAPYAGHSAMIADYQPGQSLMETLRGNGVTRLYLTDWRSATDDMKDFEIDQYLAELNACVDELGGRVNLVGLCQGGWMSAMYAARFPHKVASLVLAGAPIDTDAGDGPIRRMAHAYPLSFYEELVAMGGGLMRGRFMLRGWKNMHPDEHYLSEHVDLYAHLDEPDYLRKREVFASWYENPIDLPGRWYLQAIEQIFKENRLAKGAFVALGRTLDLKNMRCPVYLLAGEADDITTPEQVFNARDCVGTPAAQVTSRLVPGGHIGLFMGSRTLKAVWPEIARWIAAQR; encoded by the coding sequence ATGAACCGAACCGACGATCTCGCGGCCCGACCGGCCCCGGCGCCTGCGTTGCCGATGTTCTGGCCGATGGCCGCGATGACGATGCTGCAGGCCGGCTCCGGGATTGCCGCGCGCAATCTCCGTTTTCTCGCGGAAGAGGAGAAACTGCATTTCGAGCTGCATCCGGCGCTGGCATCGCCGAGCCGGCCCTTGCTCGAATTGCGCACGATGACGTTTCGCGACTACTCGATCGTGCCGGGGCAAGGCCTGCCGACGATCGTCGACGCGCCGTACGCGGGGCACAGTGCGATGATCGCCGACTACCAGCCGGGGCAGAGCCTGATGGAGACGCTGCGCGGCAACGGCGTGACGCGCCTGTACCTGACCGACTGGCGCTCCGCGACCGACGACATGAAGGATTTCGAAATCGACCAGTATCTGGCCGAGCTGAACGCGTGCGTCGACGAGCTCGGCGGCCGCGTGAACCTCGTCGGGCTGTGTCAGGGCGGCTGGATGTCGGCGATGTATGCCGCGCGCTTTCCGCACAAGGTCGCGAGCCTCGTGCTCGCGGGCGCGCCGATCGACACGGACGCGGGCGACGGCCCGATCAGGCGCATGGCGCACGCGTATCCGCTGTCGTTCTACGAGGAACTCGTCGCGATGGGCGGCGGCCTGATGCGCGGGCGCTTCATGCTGCGCGGCTGGAAGAACATGCATCCCGACGAGCACTACCTGTCCGAGCACGTCGACCTGTACGCGCATCTCGACGAGCCCGACTACCTGCGCAAGCGCGAGGTGTTCGCGAGCTGGTACGAAAACCCGATCGACCTGCCGGGGCGCTGGTATCTGCAGGCGATCGAGCAGATCTTCAAGGAGAACCGGCTCGCGAAGGGCGCGTTCGTCGCGCTCGGCCGCACGCTCGATCTGAAAAACATGCGGTGTCCTGTCTATCTGCTCGCCGGCGAGGCCGACGACATCACGACGCCCGAGCAGGTGTTCAATGCGCGCGACTGTGTCGGCACCCCGGCCGCGCAGGTGACGAGCCGGCTGGTGCCGGGCGGCCATATCGGGCTGTTCATGGGCTCGCGCACGCTGAAGGCGGTATGGCCGGAGATTGCGCGCTGGATCGCTGCGCAGCGTTAG